gtctaaccaaggggtatcgggttgcccgggtaactgggttgaggaggtcagataagcagtcgcttcttgtaaagcactggtactcagctgaatccggttagactggaagccgaccccaacatagttgggataaggctcggaggatgatgatgattattctATATTTCTATTGATGTCCTAAGATCAGATAGACATCCCaacttcaaatgtttttaaacagGAACAGGCAAAGGAcgagtagttcctgagatcacTACTTTCAAGCACACAAACTCTTCAGatagatttatatatttttaattttgtttcaggAGTCAGACACAGGCCTATACATATCCTTGGTGAGCTACCTCGGCTTCGGTCGCAACTACGTCGAGCAATACTTCCAGAAGACAGGAAACAATGTCTTTCTTCATATCAAGAGGGAGAAGAAGCCTGTAAGTTTACAAAGTCAAAGTTATCTATTGCAAACATAGATATTCACAGACAATCCATAATGATGCCTAGAAATCTACTTTGAGTATAAAGCTTCGTGACTTTCCACTACTTTGAAACACGAAAGCTAAGTAGGTGCCTATTACAAGGTGCCATAAGTAGTTTACATTAATCCTTTTATCGTGTCACAAAGTTTTAGACGCAATTTTTTATGTAAGGCTCGCTTTCGCCTGtcaaaaaagtagcctaaaacCCTCCTCGGTAAACAGACTGTCTATCTGACACTCATATttctttcaaattggaccagtagttcttgaatTTAGTTCAAATTCTTCAGATTTATAACATTAGCATAATTTTACTAGGTCCCAGAGCCAGAGAAAACGGGCGATGGTCCAGAGAAGAAGATCACACGGTTAGCCATCGGCGTAGAAGGGGGGTTCGACCCCGCTTGTGGCAAACCCAAGTTCACCTTCACAGACATTTACAATGTGGTGGTGCTGCCCGGCTTTCATACGTATCCCTGGCCTAATCCTGCGTTGCCTGAAGTCGTGagtaatttattgtttcactGTTTTATAAGAACCATACACAACCTGGTATTTGTACCTTTCATTGAAAAAGTGATGGTAAAAATATAAGCCTAATATAAGGTATATATATTTCGCATACGGACTTAagcttatttacataatatcacATACAAATGAtgtgtctatttatttttaacttacaaCTCAAGTAATAATTGTACAGTTCTCGCCAAACATAATAACAAATCGTAATTAATTTCTGAGCGTATTAAGCCATGCCACACACATACCTTCATCATCCGCTTATAcctaaaaaacgtttttttgcAGTGACTCTTGCAATTATACCAGCCgacattaagtttggcaggaactgtactaaaaaaatattattatccagGTGAACAAAGCAGTTCAGGCAGTGATCGACGCGGAGTCTCCATTCAAAATCGCCGAGATGGCAGCTCTTCAGGGCACGTGGGATGGAGAGAAACGTGAAGTTTCTGTGTAAGTTGgtgtcttacaaaaaaataaccattacATGTGGCATGTGGCcactttttaaaacattttattttagtttttcggATTTTACAATTATTGTTATAGTAATGTTTATAGCATTGTCTATGCCTTTGTTTGCCTACTTATACCATCATATCTTTGCAATTTTACAAACAGTATTCTGTAAACAATTTTAAGTCCTTACAGGTTTAAATTTCGTTTCCTATAGTCATTAACACACTGATGATACAGCATCTGGGGCCTAGCCTATAGCCTGGAACATCTGAATGCTCTAAAATCCACTGATATGTCAAATTTAAATAACCATTTACTTCCAGACATGCGGTAGACCTGAAGCAGTTAGACAACGGCGTGAAGATCCCGCCTTCAGGCTGGAAGTGTGACAAGTGTGATCTGACCACTAACTTGTGGCTCAACCTCACTGACGGCTCCGTGCTGTGTGGCCGGCGGTTCTTCGACGGCTCAGGGGGCAATGATCATGCTGTAAGTATCCCGCCTTCTGGAAGTGTGACAAGTGTGATCTGACCACTAACTTGTGGCTCAACCTCACTGACGACACCGTGCTGTGTGGCCGGCGGTTCTTCGACGGCTCAGGGGGCAATGATCATGCTGTAAGTCATCTTTTTTAAGTGGGGGTGAAGAAAAAGACGAATTCTAGTTCTGACTTCATCTGCCGATCTGAATAAGTCACTCTCTGGATATACCATTACAGTGTCTACTCTAAGGCACACGTTGGATAGCCATTCCCCGCATCAGAGAACAGATTTGCGAATAAGCATATATTTTCATATAAGgagaaatgaaaagaaaaaagctAAAAACATTTAGATTGTAACTGAAATTTATGATATCTTCTTTATTATGAATCTATATAACTGTAATCCTagttagttttaaataatgatttaataaaatatctaataatTTCTTACGAACAGGTGGAACATTACCGCGAGACGGGTTTCCCTCTAGCCGTGAAGCTTGGCACGATCACGGCTGATGGCAAGGGCGATGTCTTCTCGTATGCAGAAGACGATATGGTCGAGGACCCCTACCTGGCTGACCATCTCAAGCATTTCGGCATTAACGTGCAGCAGTTACAGAAGGTAGATAATATTTCGTTTTTTGTTTCTGTATACATATATttgaattattatatatttggcAACTACCGCTTCCATAAATCCTTCTTAAGGCTTACTCGAAATAACTGATATACATAATAAGTGATAAGactcttattattatttagcatACAAAAAGTTGCAACACACAACATAAGTGCAGATGTTTAAATCGAGCTACAATTTTAAAGGTTGATAGATTTTCTAAGACAAATTATGTCAAAGATAGAAGAAGCAACAAAGTAGTTTTTATAGCATTCCTTGATAATGGGCtaactaacactgaaatattttttcatatccgGCAAACATATTCGTCAACTTTATAAGTAGagataaaaaaacacaataaagaAGCTATTGTTATCAATAACTAACAACTCTACATTGCAGACGGACAAATCGATGATAGAACTGGAGTTAGAACTGAACCAACGAAGTGGAGAATGGAACACTTTGCAAGAGTCGGGAAGCGAACTCCGACCGCTGTACGGGCCGGCACTCACCGGGCTGAACAACCTCGGCAATACTTGCTATATCAATAGTGTGGTGCAGGTATAATTGAGCTATATTACTTTGTAATACAGTAGGGTCTTCTATTGTAGCCTTTTCGCAAAAAACAGGTACACTCGGTGTGTTCTAACTCTCAATTCTCTCATAACAGAACCGACATTTACGTTCTCTGGATGTATTACGCAAAGGAGGAATCAATCTAAACTTCTgaactaaaaataatagaaagatgttttttctttgtttttttttttaccaaccaCTAAACACTGAAGGTTTTGTTTCTAAGGGCAATTATGCTATTCCCGGGTGACAAGGGCTATATCTTATCCGGATACGAAAAGAAGTTTTCACTGGACGCGGCATATGTTCATAAAACTACAAGAATTTTATTCCCTTAGGTAATGTTCCGCATGCCCGACTTCGTGCGTCGCTTCGTGGATGGTGCTCCAGAAATATTCTCCACCTTCCCCGAAGATCCCGTCAATGATTTCAATGTGCAAACGTATGTATCAATATTCTTgatgtacataataaatatgcTCTTAAAAGTATGTGTAATGTAGTTAAAAATGTTTTCGCTTCAATTTTGCATCTgttattttgtcatttatttttgttattctttgaTGTTatatagcaataaataaataaaaaacaagataTGGAAGTCGCTGGAAACTCGTgaatatcacaaaaaataaatagagataATAACTGACTGCATTTGTTCTTCAATTTGTAAACTATTTCTCTTCCAGAGCCAAACTGGGTGTAGGGCTGATCTCAGGTCGCTACTCGTTCCCGAGCGCTGAGGGCGGGTTCCAGGCGGGCGTGTCGCCGCACATGTACCGCAACCTGGTCGGCAAGGACCATCCCGAGTTCATGACCAAGCGGCAGCAGGACGCACACGAGTTCTATCTGCACTTCTTGTCATTGCTGCAGGTTTGttcatcctaactaatattataaatgagaaagtaactctgtctgtctatctttctgtctgtctgtcttttcttcacgcctaaactactgaatcgatttgtgtgaaatttggtacagatatagtttgaaacttgagaaaggacataggagtttttattacaaaaaaatataaaaataaaatttattccggacatatagcgccacctattggtcaaaccaaaaatctaccggaagttactattccacgcgaaagaagtcgcgggcaaaagctagtagaaaataaaataatcggggctgcgggattgttcgaaagttacTGTGGttagtcagcaagagtctgatACTTCCCCACGATGCACCTACAGTAgcaagggtcatttgatgatttcccaccaagaAAAAAAGGGATTAAAATATTCAGTATAATGTAGCGACGCCGTGAATGTCCTCTGTGTAATTGAAATCTATTCATGGCAATGCATGCTTCCGAAGCTCAATAATGTATTTCGCACTACAGTCACTTGGTGATACCACATCGCATAGGTTACCAGCGTGTAGTTTTGGTATCTTTCAAACCAATAGAGAATCGCGAAGGGCGGGTACGATTAAGTATTGGAGACCAGCGTCTAACGAGAGTCTGAAGACACCAGATTCTTACTTACATAACAAGAAGCAAGAACTTTACACTTAACTTACTAATTG
The DNA window shown above is from Helicoverpa zea isolate HzStark_Cry1AcR chromosome 16, ilHelZeax1.1, whole genome shotgun sequence and carries:
- the LOC124637553 gene encoding ubiquitin carboxyl-terminal hydrolase 5 — translated: MASLDLLTPHLSKIKIPGPQQLIYKDECVYSFDNPESDTGLYISLVSYLGFGRNYVEQYFQKTGNNVFLHIKREKKPVPEPEKTGDGPEKKITRLAIGVEGGFDPACGKPKFTFTDIYNVVVLPGFHTYPWPNPALPEVVNKAVQAVIDAESPFKIAEMAALQGTWDGEKREVSVHAVDLKQLDNGVKIPPSGWKCDKCDLTTNLWLNLTDGSVLCGRRFFDGSGGNDHAVEHYRETGFPLAVKLGTITADGKGDVFSYAEDDMVEDPYLADHLKHFGINVQQLQKTDKSMIELELELNQRSGEWNTLQESGSELRPLYGPALTGLNNLGNTCYINSVVQVMFRMPDFVRRFVDGAPEIFSTFPEDPVNDFNVQTAKLGVGLISGRYSFPSAEGGFQAGVSPHMYRNLVGKDHPEFMTKRQQDAHEFYLHFLSLLQRHSRHKPNPADCLRFCVEERVQCGATRGVRYTRRAEHHLPLPVPLAAATNAQQLQRYEQARAQAEASGQRLDPSQVVRPHIPFQACLDSFMKEETVEQFFSSAVNKKVTAHKITRLATFPDFLLLQLKKFTIKEDWTPAKLDVAVDMPWEVDLSCLRGRGLQPDETQLPDAAPETPAPVFDEALLSQLLDMGFPLEACKKALYYTNNSGMEAASNWLMEHMTDWDFANKFTPPGAAGAAEVGAAGVDEASVEQIMCMGFTRAQAARALGATRGDVPRALDWIFSRADELDAPEQPAVQDNTHGCRDGPEKYKLVAFISHMGTSSMVGHYVCHVLHEGRWVIFNDNKVALSENPPKDLGYLYLYERL